One Euphorbia lathyris chromosome 1, ddEupLath1.1, whole genome shotgun sequence DNA segment encodes these proteins:
- the LOC136224540 gene encoding ethylene-responsive transcription factor ERF027-like translates to MANPQSGSTQQPQGEQQPSIQVPQPEHQSPRSTSSNSSPRSLRSPGGSRKHPLYRGIRSRSGKWVSEIREPRKTTRIWLGTYPTPDMAAAAYDVAALSLKGPDTPLNFHDYRLSYPIPKSTSATDIRDAAASAAAARRLKIESESNQDRTQSNQVESTSSSGQEFMDEEAILNMPNLLVHMARGMLVSPPRINIPKSDDSPENSDVEGLWSY, encoded by the coding sequence atggccAATCCTCAATCTGGTTCTACGCAGCAGCCGCAAGGAGAGCAACAACCATCCATTCAAGTCCCACAACCGGAACACCAATCGCCACGCTCCACGTCATCAAACTCTTCTCCGAGATCACTCCGATCTCCCGGCGGCTCAAGAAAGCATCCGTTATATAGAGGAATTCGGAGCCGGAGTGGGAAGTGGGTATCGGAGATCAGAGAGCCGCGTAAAACTACAAGAATATGGCTTGGAACATATCCTACGCCGGACATGGCAGCCGCCGCATACGACGTCGCAGCTCTATCTCTTAAAGGACCCGATACGCCTCTTAACTTCCATGATTACCGTTTATCGTACCCGATACCGAAATCGACTTCAGCAACTGATATAAGGGATGCAGCTGCTAGTGCAGCAGCTGCCAGACGGCTTAAGATCGAAAGCGAGTCAAATCAGGATCGGACTCAGTCTAATCAAGTAGAAAGCACGTCGTCGTCGGGTCAAGAATTTATGGACGAGGAAGCGATTTTAAATATGCCTAATTTGCTGGTGCACATGGCCAGAGGAATGCTTGTGAGTCCACCCAGGATTAATATTCCTAAATCGGATGATTCGCCGGAAAACTCCGATGTAGAAGGGCTTTGGTCCTATTAA